The Loxodonta africana isolate mLoxAfr1 chromosome 1, mLoxAfr1.hap2, whole genome shotgun sequence genomic sequence TATAATGGCATGATTTTAACAGTGCGGTGGTTCTTATGGGGAATAGAAACTATGCATTTAAGCAGATGTTAGTAATTACATCATTAACATCAATAATAACTGcatgttttattattaaaattagaaAGAACTCATTGACCTTCCTAAGAGATATATAATTTACTTGAAATTTCAAGTtttgaacagatttgaactgctgatctttttagcagccaagcactttaactactgtgccacaaaggctcctgtttaaaatttatacacacagtaATACAGAAGACTTTTTAAAAGAGGAAACAATTGAATAATTTGGTTCACTGAGATCAGAATTCGGTTCATCCAACATCAAATGGTCATCAAAACGatcataagattaaaaaaagaaaaaaggtattaTTTACCTCCTGTGAGCTATGGcagaaacccaggtggtgtagtggttaagtgctagggctgctaactaacaggtcggcagttcagatttgccaggcgctccttggaaactctatggagcagttctactctgtcctatagggttgccgtgagtcggaatcgacttgatgccacagggtttggtttttttggtttatgagctatggctgctaacccagaggtcagcagttagaatccaccagccgttctttggaaatcctacagggcaattctactctgtcttataggatcgctatgaattggaatcgactcacagcaatagttttttttttttttttaattgctgtggTCATTGTTTTATTCAAAGGAAAATTATTTGCATTTGATTGCAGTTGAGATTTAAAAGTAGTACAAGTATTTTAAGAGACTCAGAAAGTAAATTGATTCCAATGAACTAGAAATGCAATAGAAATTCAAGAAATAGCAAAACTAggtaggagattaaaaaaaaaagttttcatgaGGAAAAGTAGTTATTAGTTGGTATGTGAAGTGGAGAGGAATTGAAGGGCCTCTAGCCAGTTTTTTTTAGCTAGGGTGACTCTGAAGGGAGGGCATGGAGAGTGATGATGGCCAGGGAAAGAGGCAGTAAAAACCATTGACAGGAATCAGACTTTATGACCCTGGCAAGTAAGGTAAAGAATACGATTCACAATGTCCATCTTTTATAACATTTATTGTCAGTTGACATGCTCTTCTCTTCATAATGTAATTCCACACCacctttatcattttttttaaaacagtccTTGAAACTCCCATTAAGATGGGATGTTACCTATCTGAAATACCATTGTAGTCCTCTTTAGCAGGGTGCCTGGTTTACCACGTAGGTAAGTACTAGGATTTGAGTGAAttaggaggggaggggaaggtagGCCCAACACTCAGTGCATTAAGTTTTGCCCTAGATGGACATTGAATCCTGCAGAGGGAATCACAGGGAGATAAAGGTCCCTATTTTGATGAGTTTACCCGATTTCTAGAATTCAGGGGCTCTGGGTAAGgattaaaaaataactttatgCTCAGGGTATATAACCGATTTAAAAAGGTTACTCACTGTTTCAACTGTATATCCCTAAGCAACCCTCCATTATTTTTTGgcttctcttcttttgtttttcctctatAGTAAACCCAGGTATAAGAGGTATTTCAAAACAACAAAGTTTTAGCTATTGGATGAAATTGTGCAGCGCAGCTCTTGTTAGTGATAAAGTGGGTGGCTCTGAAAAGAGCCTTTGGTTTGAATGGAAGGTTTGAGTTGTTGGAAAGCAATCCCGACTTCTACTTGCCCTTGGCCTTGTGGTGGCTTTCGGTCTTCTTGGGCAGCAGCACGGCCTGGATGTTGGGCAGGACGCCGCCCTGTGCGATGGTGACTTTGCCCAGCAGCTTGTTGAGCTCCTCATCGTTGCGGATGGCCAGCTGCAGGTGGCGCGGGATGATGCGTGTCTTCTTGTTGTCACGGGCCGCGTTGCCCGCCAGCTCCAGGATCTCGGCAGTCAGGTACTCCAGCACCGCCGCCAGGTACACCGGTGCGCCGGCCCCGACCCGCTCGGAATAGTTCCCTTTACGGAGCAGGCGGTGCACACGGCCCACTGGAAATTGGAGACCAGCCCGAGAGGAGCGAGTCTTGGCCTTGGCGCGAGCCTTGCCTCCCTGCTTCCCGCGTCCAGACATGATATGGCAGTAGTCACTAGCCTGAGCAAACTGAGGTGGAAAACCTTAATCTGCGGTACTTATACACATTGCCGGGCGCGAAAATGAAGCTCTGCCATTGGTTAAAGGGACACTTACACTTAAACCAATGGAATCGTGGTTTTGAAATACACTGATTTTGATTGGACAAAGTTAATAGTGACGTGTCCAGGAATCGTGACGTGTCCAGGAATGTATAAAGCCTTTACAGCCCCACGTTCATTTTTCCTGTTTATCTCCTTCGCAGTTAACCTGCAACCATGCCTGACCCGGCTAAGTCCGCTCCGGCCCCGAAGAAAGGCTCCAAGAAGGCGGTGACCAAGGCGCAGAAGAAGGACGGCAAGAAGCGCAAGCGCAGCCGCAAGGAAAGCTACTCGGTCTACGTGTACAAGGTGCTGAAGCAGGTCCACCCCGACACTGGCATCTCCTCCAAGGCCATGGGCATCATGAACTCCTTTGTCAACGACATCTTCGAGCGCATCGCTGGTGAGGCCTCTCGCCTGGCCCATTACAACAAGCGCTCGACCATCACGTCCAGGGAGATCCAGACGGCCGTGCGCCTGCTGCTGCCTGGGGAGCTGGCTAAGCACGCGGTGTCCGAGGGCACCAAGGCCGTCACCAAGTACACCAGCTCCAAGTGAGTTCCTGTGCGGAGCGATCGACCCGGCCCCATCCACACCCCAAAGGCTCTTCTCAGAGCCACTCTCTCTTCCAAAGAGAACTGGCACTTTCTTAACTGTCGGTAAGTGATTTATACTTGTTAGAAGGAAACAATTTACTTTTCTCCGTTTACTTATCTGGATGTCATTAGAGATGACTAAGCTACAACGTAATAGGTACTGCAGCAGAGCTCGAGAAAATTTTATATAGCTTTATATCAAAAAGCGTCAGGATTAGCCTCACAGAAAGCCAGTGTGGGAAAAATTTAAAACCCTTTATCCCAAACCAGTCTACCGATCATTAAATTACTATCCTGGTAAGAATGTTTCCTTTGGACAGTCTTCACTTTCATTCATACCCTACTATCgaacccagtgcccagtgccgtcgaagccCTATGGAAATACTGGTCGCATCATGGttgaagagctacggctgctaaccataaaggccGATACTTCGattgcaccaggcgctccttgcaagttctatggggcagttctattctgtcctatagggttgttgttatgagtcagaatactaGGAGCTTAATAAATAGTAAGGTAAAcaagtggtttagagctcagggTGCTAACATTTTGGTCgggagttcgaattcaccagccggtCCTAGAAagtcctatgggggagttctatgcTGTGTTATAAGGTCcccaggagtcggaattgacggcacacaacaaggtAGACATACAGATTGCCTTAAGCGTTCTTTTAATCATTTACTTTTGGGGCGATGCTGGCTCTCCCATCTTCCTgagcttaaaaaccaaaaaccaaacccactgccctcgagtcgattccgactcatagggacccaataGATGAGTTCCTGAGCTTAGGTATGCAAAATTTTAAGATAGACAAGGAAAGAAAGTTGGAACCGGATTCAAACACTCGCAAGCCACCAATCGTGAGACGAGTTGGTGTCAATGGCTAATCCAGACGCTGCGCGGGTAGTTTGAAGTTGTCCATCGGTTTCTCTTTGTGCGTCTGTCCTGATGAAGGAATCGCATGTAAGGATTCCAGGCTCTGTGTGCTGGTGGGAGGAACCCTGACATCTTA encodes the following:
- the LOC100661296 gene encoding histone H2A type 1-D; translated protein: MSGRGKQGGKARAKAKTRSSRAGLQFPVGRVHRLLRKGNYSERVGAGAPVYLAAVLEYLTAEILELAGNAARDNKKTRIIPRHLQLAIRNDEELNKLLGKVTIAQGGVLPNIQAVLLPKKTESHHKAKGK
- the LOC100661012 gene encoding histone H2B type 1-H — its product is MPDPAKSAPAPKKGSKKAVTKAQKKDGKKRKRSRKESYSVYVYKVLKQVHPDTGISSKAMGIMNSFVNDIFERIAGEASRLAHYNKRSTITSREIQTAVRLLLPGELAKHAVSEGTKAVTKYTSSK